One stretch of Mycobacterium riyadhense DNA includes these proteins:
- a CDS encoding MarR family transcriptional regulator: MGETARELGIGVLILVDELQEANAAELAAINTAVHQLGQAEVPLPLMLVGAGLPSLPALLADATSYAERLYDYRAVGLLDRSGAADALTIPTRELGVDWHEQALTMAINMASGYPYFLQAIGKHVWDNAISSPISADDVQVGLHEARREVDDGLYRSRWERATPAQRDLLRALADLAGDGPATVSALASRMHKSRASDLSVARNELIKKGLVYPPERGMLAFTVPGMHEFVLRQDAQDVE; the protein is encoded by the coding sequence ATGGGGGAGACGGCGCGCGAGCTAGGCATCGGCGTGCTGATCCTGGTCGACGAACTGCAGGAGGCCAACGCAGCCGAGCTGGCGGCGATCAACACGGCGGTGCACCAGCTCGGCCAGGCAGAGGTGCCATTGCCCTTGATGCTCGTCGGTGCCGGTCTGCCGTCGTTGCCGGCTCTGCTTGCCGATGCCACCAGCTATGCCGAGCGGCTCTATGACTACCGTGCGGTCGGACTGCTCGATCGATCCGGCGCGGCGGATGCCTTGACGATTCCCACACGTGAGCTTGGAGTGGACTGGCACGAGCAGGCGTTGACGATGGCTATCAACATGGCCAGCGGATATCCATACTTTCTGCAAGCGATTGGAAAACATGTGTGGGACAACGCGATTAGTTCCCCGATCAGTGCTGACGACGTGCAGGTGGGACTGCACGAAGCTCGTCGGGAGGTCGACGACGGCCTCTACCGCTCCAGGTGGGAGCGCGCCACCCCCGCACAGCGCGACCTGCTGCGCGCGCTGGCCGACCTAGCCGGCGACGGGCCGGCGACGGTGTCCGCCTTGGCTTCTCGGATGCATAAATCGCGCGCGAGCGACCTGTCAGTTGCCCGCAACGAGCTTATTAAGAAGGGCTTGGTCTACCCTCCCGAACGCGGCATGTTGGCGTTCACCGTGCCCGGTATGCATGAGTTCGTCCTTCGACAAGATGCGCAAGACGTCGAATAA